Proteins from a single region of Candidatus Rokuibacteriota bacterium:
- a CDS encoding FtsQ-type POTRA domain-containing protein gives MPGRLSVLSPRGTEHGLGDLATPSPLITRQRVGRRRPRLRAGGRVRQLGRAALVLALGAAILGSGALGAGWLLTAPRFAVGRIEVQGNVRLDRAEIVAASGLAPGVNLFRVDPRAAALAVETLPQVRRAEVIRAFPNRLTIVVDERRPFTLVHAGKLHWVDEQGMPMAQEPRAVAVGLPVISGLGPEELAAAQGAPSGRLATGVALIRLLLRSGSPLTSQISEIDVSRSEGPVLYTVDGIEVRIGGEDWDARIARLLSVLAQVASSGQPVSAIDLRFRDQVVLRPAVK, from the coding sequence ATGCCAGGACGGCTGTCCGTCCTGTCCCCGCGCGGGACCGAGCACGGGCTCGGAGACCTGGCCACCCCGAGCCCCCTGATCACGCGCCAGCGCGTGGGCCGGCGGCGCCCCCGCCTCCGGGCGGGCGGCCGCGTGCGCCAGCTGGGTCGCGCCGCGCTGGTGCTGGCCCTCGGCGCCGCGATTCTGGGAAGCGGCGCCCTCGGGGCCGGCTGGCTCCTCACCGCGCCCCGCTTCGCCGTGGGCCGCATCGAGGTGCAGGGCAATGTCCGTCTCGACCGTGCGGAGATCGTCGCGGCCTCCGGGCTCGCCCCCGGCGTGAACCTGTTTCGGGTGGATCCGCGGGCCGCGGCCCTCGCCGTGGAGACCTTGCCCCAGGTCCGCCGCGCCGAGGTGATCCGTGCCTTCCCGAACCGTCTCACCATCGTGGTTGACGAGCGCCGCCCCTTCACGCTGGTGCACGCGGGCAAGCTCCACTGGGTCGACGAGCAGGGGATGCCGATGGCCCAGGAGCCTCGTGCCGTGGCGGTCGGGCTGCCCGTGATCAGCGGGCTCGGGCCCGAGGAGCTCGCGGCGGCCCAGGGCGCGCCCTCGGGGCGGCTCGCGACGGGCGTCGCCCTGATCCGCCTGCTGCTGCGCTCCGGGAGTCCCCTCACCAGCCAGATCTCCGAGATCGACGTGAGCCGCAGCGAGGGCCCGGTGCTCTACACCGTGGACGGGATCGAGGTGCGGATCGGCGGCGAGGACTGGGATGCCCGGATCGCGCGGCTCCTGAGCGTGCTGGCGCAGGTCGCCTCCTCGGGCCAGCCAGTGAGCGCCATCGATCTGCGCTTCCGCGACCAGGTGGTCCTGAGACCCGCGGTCAAGTGA
- the ftsW gene encoding putative lipid II flippase FtsW: protein MPRKLSPDPWLFGVVLTLVLFGVVMVYSASAIIAADRFGDPLFFLRKQLFWALLGAGCLWAAMRLDYRTLARLVVPLLALSFVLLVLVLVPPFGQSINGTRRWFRVGPLSFQPVELAKLSLVLYLAAFLTRRPGAVRSFGRGLLPPLLVAGAMAGLTILQPDLGNSLTLVVLAMALAYLAGARASHLAVVVMAALPVVAVLVTMTPYRWRRMVAFVRPWDDPQGSGFQIIQSFLALGSGGWLGRGLGESKQKLFYLPEPYTDFIFAIIGEELGLVGGLGVILLFAVVIWRGLRVGLRAPDAFGSYLALGLTLLVATQTLVNLGVVMGALPTKGLPLPFISFGGSALLMTMFSAGVLLNISQHASAG from the coding sequence ATGCCCCGCAAGCTCAGCCCCGACCCCTGGCTCTTCGGCGTGGTGCTGACCCTGGTCCTCTTCGGAGTGGTGATGGTCTACTCGGCCAGCGCCATCATCGCCGCCGACCGCTTCGGCGATCCGCTCTTCTTCCTGCGGAAGCAGCTCTTCTGGGCGCTGCTGGGGGCCGGCTGCCTCTGGGCTGCGATGCGCCTCGATTACCGGACGCTCGCGCGGCTGGTGGTGCCGCTGCTGGCACTGTCCTTCGTCCTCCTCGTGCTGGTGCTGGTCCCGCCCTTCGGCCAGTCCATCAATGGCACGCGGCGCTGGTTCCGCGTGGGCCCGCTGTCGTTCCAGCCGGTGGAGCTCGCCAAGCTCTCGCTCGTGCTCTACCTGGCGGCCTTCCTCACCCGGCGCCCGGGGGCCGTGCGGAGCTTCGGCCGGGGACTCCTGCCGCCGCTGCTCGTGGCGGGGGCCATGGCCGGGCTCACGATCTTGCAGCCCGATCTCGGCAACAGCCTCACCCTCGTCGTCCTGGCCATGGCGCTGGCCTATCTGGCCGGTGCGCGTGCCTCCCACCTGGCGGTGGTGGTGATGGCAGCGCTCCCCGTGGTGGCGGTGCTCGTGACCATGACGCCCTACCGCTGGCGGCGCATGGTGGCTTTCGTGCGCCCCTGGGATGATCCGCAGGGCAGCGGCTTCCAGATCATCCAGTCCTTCCTGGCGCTGGGCTCCGGCGGCTGGCTCGGGCGCGGCCTCGGCGAGTCGAAGCAGAAGCTCTTCTACCTCCCGGAACCCTACACCGACTTCATCTTCGCCATCATCGGCGAGGAGCTGGGGCTCGTGGGGGGGCTCGGCGTGATCCTGCTGTTCGCCGTGGTGATCTGGCGCGGGCTCCGGGTGGGGCTCCGGGCGCCGGACGCCTTCGGCAGCTACCTGGCGCTCGGCCTCACCCTGCTGGTGGCCACGCAGACGCTGGTGAACCTGGGCGTCGTGATGGGGGCGCTCCCCACCAAGGGGCTGCCGTTGCCCTTCATCTCCTTCGGAGGATCGGCCTTGCTCATGACCATGTTCTCGGCCGGCGTGCTGCTCAACATCTCCCAGCACGCGAGCGCCGGATGA
- a CDS encoding UDP-N-acetylmuramate--L-alanine ligase — protein sequence MFKKYQQIHFVGIGGVGMSGIAEVLLTLGYRVTGSDMRRGEAIERLERLGAKVFTGHQPVHVEGAHVVVYSSAVARDNVEVQVARQRGIPVIPRAEMLAELMRLKYGIAIAGTHGKTTTTSMVAAVLGAGGFDPTVVVGGRVHGLGANARLGQGEFLVAEADESDGSFLKLSPTIAVVTTVDAEHLDHYADLDAIRAAFLDFVNKVPFYGAAVLCLDQPNIQQMIPTVEKRVVTYGLESGADLTARRLQFSGVNAQFEVVHRGRVLGPASLQVPGRHNVLNALAAVAVGLDLEVPFACIQRALGGFSGVQRRFQVRGEAQGVLVVDDYGHHPAEIRATLAAAKAGFDRRVITVFQPHRYSRTHHLRQEFLTAFYQSDVLLVMDIYPAGEAPIPGVHARDLADGIAAHGHREVLYLDGDRHGILDYLCESTRPGDLVLTLGAGDVGQLGAEFLARLGDARDPSNRR from the coding sequence ATGTTTAAGAAGTATCAGCAGATCCACTTCGTCGGCATCGGTGGCGTCGGGATGAGCGGCATCGCGGAGGTGCTGCTCACTCTCGGCTACCGCGTCACGGGCTCCGACATGAGGCGCGGCGAGGCCATCGAGCGGCTGGAGCGCCTGGGCGCCAAGGTGTTCACCGGCCACCAGCCCGTCCACGTGGAGGGCGCCCATGTCGTCGTGTACTCCTCCGCCGTGGCACGCGACAACGTCGAGGTCCAGGTCGCGCGGCAGCGCGGCATCCCGGTGATCCCGCGTGCCGAGATGCTGGCGGAGCTGATGCGGCTCAAGTACGGCATCGCCATCGCGGGCACCCACGGCAAGACGACGACCACCTCGATGGTGGCGGCCGTGCTCGGGGCGGGCGGCTTCGATCCCACGGTGGTGGTGGGCGGGCGCGTGCACGGGCTCGGCGCCAATGCCAGGCTCGGCCAGGGCGAGTTCCTGGTGGCCGAGGCCGACGAGTCCGACGGCTCCTTCCTCAAGCTGTCGCCCACCATCGCCGTGGTCACCACGGTGGACGCCGAGCACCTGGACCACTACGCCGATCTCGACGCGATCCGGGCCGCGTTCCTGGACTTCGTCAACAAGGTGCCGTTCTACGGCGCGGCGGTACTCTGCCTCGACCAGCCGAACATCCAGCAGATGATCCCGACCGTCGAGAAGCGCGTGGTGACCTACGGGCTCGAGTCGGGCGCCGACCTCACGGCGCGGCGGCTCCAGTTCTCGGGAGTCAACGCTCAGTTCGAGGTGGTTCACCGCGGCCGGGTGCTCGGGCCGGCCTCGCTCCAGGTGCCCGGGCGCCACAATGTCCTCAACGCCCTGGCCGCCGTGGCCGTTGGGCTCGACCTCGAGGTGCCGTTCGCGTGCATCCAGCGGGCGCTGGGGGGCTTCTCCGGCGTCCAGCGCCGCTTCCAGGTCCGGGGGGAGGCGCAAGGCGTCCTGGTGGTGGACGACTACGGCCACCACCCCGCCGAGATCCGGGCGACCCTGGCTGCCGCCAAGGCCGGCTTCGACCGGCGCGTCATCACGGTGTTCCAGCCGCACCGCTACAGCCGCACGCACCACCTCCGCCAGGAGTTCCTGACGGCCTTCTACCAGTCCGACGTGCTCCTGGTGATGGATATCTATCCCGCCGGCGAGGCGCCGATCCCGGGCGTGCATGCGCGTGATCTGGCCGACGGCATCGCCGCCCACGGCCATCGCGAGGTCCTCTACCTGGACGGTGACCGGCACGGCATCCTCGACTATCTCTGCGAATCCACCCGGCCCGGGGACCTCGTCCTCACCCTCGGGGCCGGTGACGTGGGCCAGCTGGGCGCCGAGTTCCTGGCGCGCCTGGGCGACGCTCGCGACCCGTCGAACAGGAGGTAG
- the murB gene encoding UDP-N-acetylmuramate dehydrogenase, whose product MLGEIRGEVRFKEPLSFHTSLRIGGPADFFIVPQDVDDIRLALAFADKELLAVEVIGGGNNLLVRDRGIRGVVLKLEGCLGRAEFHGEEAAAGASVSLSGLIREAAALNLGGLECLVGIPATIGGAVAMNAGTPDGWIGDFVSAVYFLHPDGALGEFKPGPGAFGYRMFAAPPGAVLIGARLRLHRRPHAEIQKEIKQRLKQKKATQPLALASAGCVWKNPPGEAAGRLVEKVGLKGKRLNGAEISAKHANFIVNRGGATAADILALMETTRERVQHQFGITLEPEVRIVGEG is encoded by the coding sequence ATGCTTGGAGAGATCCGCGGCGAGGTGCGGTTCAAGGAGCCTCTCAGCTTCCACACGTCCCTGCGCATCGGAGGGCCCGCCGACTTCTTCATCGTCCCCCAGGACGTGGACGACATCCGGCTGGCGCTGGCCTTCGCCGACAAGGAGTTGCTCGCCGTGGAGGTGATCGGCGGGGGCAACAACCTCCTGGTCCGGGATCGCGGCATCCGCGGGGTGGTCCTCAAGCTCGAAGGCTGCCTGGGGCGCGCCGAGTTCCACGGGGAGGAGGCCGCGGCGGGCGCCAGCGTGAGCCTGTCCGGGCTCATCCGCGAGGCGGCGGCCCTCAACCTTGGCGGCCTCGAGTGCCTGGTCGGGATCCCCGCCACCATCGGCGGCGCCGTGGCCATGAACGCGGGCACCCCCGACGGGTGGATCGGTGATTTCGTCTCGGCGGTGTACTTCCTGCACCCCGACGGGGCGCTCGGCGAGTTCAAGCCGGGGCCCGGCGCCTTCGGCTACCGCATGTTCGCCGCGCCCCCCGGGGCCGTGCTCATCGGGGCGCGCCTGCGGCTGCACCGGCGGCCGCACGCGGAGATCCAGAAGGAGATCAAGCAGCGCCTCAAGCAGAAGAAGGCCACGCAGCCCCTGGCGCTGGCCTCGGCTGGCTGTGTCTGGAAGAACCCGCCGGGGGAGGCGGCCGGGCGGCTAGTAGAGAAGGTGGGGCTCAAGGGCAAGCGCCTCAACGGCGCCGAGATCTCGGCCAAGCACGCCAACTTCATCGTGAACCGCGGCGGCGCCACGGCAGCCGACATCCTCGCGCTGATGGAGACGACGCGGGAGCGCGTGCAGCACCAGTTCGGCATCACCCTGGAGCCGGAGGTTCGCATCGTGGGAGAGGGATGA
- a CDS encoding UDP-N-acetylmuramoyl-L-alanine--D-glutamate ligase has translation MRGVAYRQWLNGKTVAVVGLARSGVAAARLVARLGGRVLASDAAPLAAWPVEARALAREGHAIWAGGHPAAAFSGADLVVVSPGVPFDLAALAAVRARGVEVIGELELAWRVMESDVIAITGTNGKTTTTALTGEILRSQPRPVLVGGNIGTPLSAQALDWRSDGLVVAEVSSFQLEATRRFRPRVAAVLNLTPDHLDRHGTFERYVEAKARVFAQQTEADCTVLNADDAPTAALAARTAARVIWFSRRRVLAHGVFVQDDRVVARLNGRPESLCPVSEIRLRGQHNVENVLAAAACALWTGMDPGAIRTGIASFRGVPHRIERVLDVRGVTYYNDSKGTNVASTVTALGSFTEPVVLIAGGKGKGQDFAPLAAAARGRVRHAVLLGEDRDRVRGALAGLGIVIEDAPSLEAAVTAAAAAARPGDVVLLSPACASWDMFQNFEHRGEVFKAAVRALDQGGVR, from the coding sequence ATGCGCGGCGTCGCCTACCGGCAGTGGCTCAACGGCAAGACTGTGGCCGTCGTCGGCCTGGCCCGGAGTGGTGTGGCCGCCGCCCGGCTCGTGGCGCGCCTCGGCGGGCGTGTGCTCGCCTCCGACGCGGCGCCGCTCGCCGCCTGGCCCGTCGAGGCGCGGGCGCTCGCCCGCGAGGGACACGCCATCTGGGCGGGTGGACATCCGGCGGCCGCCTTCAGCGGGGCGGACCTCGTCGTGGTGAGCCCGGGCGTGCCTTTCGACCTGGCCGCGCTCGCCGCCGTCCGCGCGCGGGGCGTGGAGGTGATCGGCGAGCTCGAGCTGGCGTGGCGGGTCATGGAGTCGGACGTCATCGCCATCACCGGGACCAACGGCAAGACCACCACGACCGCGCTCACGGGCGAGATCCTCCGGAGCCAGCCGCGCCCGGTGCTGGTTGGGGGCAACATCGGCACCCCGCTGTCGGCGCAGGCGCTCGACTGGAGGTCTGACGGCCTCGTGGTGGCCGAGGTCTCGAGCTTCCAGCTTGAGGCCACCCGGCGCTTCCGGCCGCGGGTGGCCGCGGTGCTGAACCTGACTCCCGACCACCTGGACCGTCACGGCACCTTCGAGCGCTACGTCGAGGCCAAGGCCCGCGTCTTCGCGCAGCAGACGGAAGCCGACTGCACCGTCCTCAACGCCGACGATGCGCCGACGGCGGCCCTGGCCGCCCGGACCGCGGCGCGCGTGATATGGTTCAGCCGCCGGCGAGTGCTCGCTCACGGGGTGTTCGTCCAGGACGATCGGGTCGTCGCCCGGCTCAACGGCCGCCCGGAGTCCCTCTGCCCCGTGTCGGAGATCCGGCTGCGCGGCCAGCACAACGTGGAGAACGTGCTGGCGGCGGCGGCCTGCGCCCTGTGGACGGGCATGGACCCCGGCGCGATCCGGACGGGCATTGCCTCCTTCCGCGGTGTCCCGCACCGGATCGAGCGCGTCCTCGACGTCCGCGGGGTGACCTACTACAACGACTCCAAGGGGACGAATGTCGCCTCGACCGTCACCGCCCTCGGGAGCTTCACCGAGCCCGTCGTCCTCATCGCGGGCGGCAAGGGCAAGGGGCAGGACTTCGCGCCGCTTGCTGCGGCCGCCCGCGGCCGGGTCCGGCACGCCGTGCTGCTCGGGGAGGATCGTGACCGGGTCCGCGGAGCCCTGGCCGGCCTCGGCATCGTCATCGAGGACGCCCCCTCCCTGGAGGCGGCCGTCACCGCCGCCGCGGCCGCCGCCCGGCCGGGGGACGTGGTGCTCCTCTCCCCGGCATGCGCGTCCTGGGACATGTTCCAGAACTTCGAGCACCGGGGCGAGGTCTTCAAGGCCGCGGTGCGGGCTCTCGACCAGGGAGGGGTGCGCTGA